In Mytilus trossulus isolate FHL-02 chromosome 6, PNRI_Mtr1.1.1.hap1, whole genome shotgun sequence, a single window of DNA contains:
- the LOC134721508 gene encoding uncharacterized protein LOC134721508 gives MGKHTDRLKLIGWNQLGSDGKQFQADRILYFDDVISRNDPDIVFLHGDNPDMNSVALKDYRPAKVAFNLDTVLLYDTTRLKLPTPNWYGKTRDFKVPNIDKNKLMYPLVGILSPQPTSHVVKQFHCISWHWNLTHQTNYQKDLYEFARQILWLSQYLAFLSGVEVLIGGNFNLSLSQIKPLVEEHNRQIQGTIDFVRPIFRQMGYDNDMTDYISRPQRKLCQLRVHECKSTISSQQGPDYFVASKQMNLCNTKMITESKLPTTISSIKTAEINIPATPKKHSGG, from the coding sequence ATGGGGAAACATACAGACAGACTTAAACTCATTGGCTGGAATCAATTAGGGAGTGATGGAAAGCAGTTTCAAGCTGACAGGATATTGTATTTTGATGATGTAATTAGTCGTAATGATCCCGATATTGTGTTTCTACACGGAGACAATCCTGATATGAACTCAGTAGCACTTAAAGACTATAGACCGGCGAAAGTTGCTTTCAACTTGGATACTGTGCTTCTGTATGATACTACAAGACTGAAGTTACCAACACCCAATTGGTATGGCAAGACACGAGACTTTAAGGTTCCTAATATAGATAAGAACAAATTGATGTACCCACTAGTGGGTATCTTGTCACCACAACCAACTTCACATGTTGTCAAGCAATTTCATTGCATCAGTTGGCACTGGAAcctaacacatcaaacaaattatcaaaaggATCTCTATGAATTTGCTCGACAAATTCTATGGCTTTCACAATACCTTGCATTTCTATCGGGGGTAGAAGTGCTGATTGGAGGAAACTTTAATCTATCGCTATCGCAAATAAAACCATTAGTTGAGGAACATAACAGACAAATCCAGGGAACAATTGATTTTGTCAGGCCAATTTTTAGACAAATGGGATATGATAATGATATGACCGATTACATTTCTCGTCCGCAACGTAAACTTTGTCAGCTAAGAGTTCACGAGTGCAAATCCACTATTAGCAGCCAACAAGGACCTGATTATTTTGTTGCATCAAAACAAATGAACCTTTGTAATACTAAAATGATAACAGAATCCAAGCTCCCAACAACGATATCATCCATCAAGACTGCGGAAATCAATATTCCAGCAACACCAAAAAAACACAGCGGAGGCTAG
- the LOC134723525 gene encoding uncharacterized protein LOC134723525, translated as MGREADRLSIISMKFNASGRKGRQFQEYRNSYLNDVVGQNQPDLLFLPGDKPDMSSPVLTDYRQAQVVHNQDTVLLYDTKRLQLQTQNSHELISSLVVPGITQGKLLYPLVNILAPKPTQHIVKQFHCISWHWELTQTTSQELYTFASRYLWLAQYLGWITGVEILIGGDFNLKLPQVQQLVDEHNQIVQNSIENVKPFFREMGFLDDMTDYVHRPGRLLRQLKLHQCKSVAGINQETDYFVASKEMQLCKTEMMTTSTLPGRCTTLTLTKPSTQNYCPLPTKTEMCIPSRPPRHNGG; from the coding sequence ATGGGAAGAGAAGCCGACAGGTTAAGCATCATTAGTATGAAGTTCAACGCTTCTGGAAGAAAGGGTAGGCAGTTTCAGGAATATCGAAATTCTTATCTAAACGATGTAGTCGGACAAAATCAACccgatttattatttttgccGGGAGACAAGCCTGATATGTCATCACCAGTGTTGACTGATTATCGTCAAGCCCAAGTCGTTCATAATCAAGATACTGTACTTTTATACGATACAAAGAGATTGCAATTGCAGACTCAAAACTCTCACGAGCTTATATCATCTTTAGTGGTTCCTGGGATCACACAAGGCAAACTTTTGTATCCCTTAGTTAACATCCTGGCTCCGAAACCTACTCAACATATCGTGAAACAGTTTCATTGTATCAGTTGGCACTGGGAGCTTACGCAGACAACATCACAGGAACTGTATACGTTTGCCTCCCGTTACTTATGGTTGGCACAATATCTAGGATGGATTACTGGAGTAGAGATTTTAATAGGAGGAGATTTTAATCTAAAACTTCCACAGGTACAACAACTCGTAGATGAACATAATCAAATAGTTCAAAATTCAATAGAAAATGTCAAACCTTTCTTCAGAGAAATGGGCTTTCTGGATGACATGACAGATTATGTACATCGGCCAGGACGTCTTCTCCGACAACTTAAGCTTCACCAGTGTAAGTCTGTAGCAGGTATCAACCAAGAAACGGACTATTTTGTTGCATCAAAAGAAATGCAGCTATGTAAAACTGAAATGATGACTACATCCACACTCCCAGGAAGATGTACCACACTAACATTAACCAAGCCATCTACTCAAAATTACTGCCCTTTGCCAACGAAGACAGAAATGTGCATCCCATCAAGACCCCCACGACACAACGGTGGTTAA
- the LOC134721509 gene encoding uncharacterized protein LOC134721509 — MGKYTDRLNIISMKLFGRNGEQCQSEQKSYLNDVIWQNEPDMVFLPGNNPDMTSFALNDYRPVNLAFSSETVLLYDSKRLEPEMQNWFDLIPTLKVPGVQLGQMIFPLMNILSPQPTQHVVKQFHCISWHHSLTKAESEELEQQATSYLWLAQYLAWTHGVEVLIGGDFNLPLQKLKDLLVTHNKLVQGAIENVKPMFRLMGYDDSMTDNTHRPERRLRQLKLHPCISTDGSNQTEYFVASKEMQLGNTDIIAESKVPVRCAQSAVMKPKIEHERPPTMKTEMHIPARPPRHNGG, encoded by the coding sequence ATGGGGAAATATACAGACAGACTCAACATTATAAGCATGAAACTGTTTGGTAGAAATGGAGAGCAGTGTCAATCTGAACAAAAATCTTATTTGAATGATGTAATCTGGCAGAATGAACCCGATATGGTGTTTCTACCAGGTAACAATCCAGATATGACTTCATTCGCACTCAACGATTACCGCCCAGTAAATTTGGCTTTCAGTTCGGAGACTGTCCTTCTGTACGACTCCAAACGATTAGAGCCAGAAATGCAAAATTGGTTTGATTTAATACCAACATTGAAGGTACCTGGTGTACAATTAGGCCAAATGATTTTCCCATTAATGAACATATTATCACCTCAACCAACTCAGCATGTCGTCAAGCAGTTCCACTGCATCAGCTGGCATCACAGCCTCACAAAAGCAGAATCCGAGGAACTAGAACAACAAGCTACAAGTTATTTATGGTTGGCGCAATACCTGGCATGGACACATGGTGTAGAAGTTCTGATTGGAGGAGATTTCAATTTGCCACTCCAAAAATTAAAGGACCTCTTGGTAACACATAACAAACTCGTCCAGGGAGCAATTGAAAATGTCAAGCCAATGTTCAGATTAATGGGGTATGATGATAGTATGACGGATAATACTCATAGACCAGAACGTCGCCTCCGTCAGCTTAAATTACACCCGTGCATCTCTACAGATGGTAGCAACCAAACTGAGTATTTCGTTGCATCAAAAGAAATGCAACTTGGTAATACTGATATAATTGCAGAATCAAAAGTTCCAGTGAGATGCGCTCAATCGGCGGTGATGAAACCCAAAATTGAACACGAGCGTCCTCCAACAATGAAGACAGAAATGCATATTCCAGCAAGGCCACCAAGACATAATGGAGGCTAA
- the LOC134721510 gene encoding uncharacterized protein LOC134721510 produces the protein MGRDIDRLTIVSMNASGRKRRQYQDYRKSYLKDVIGDNEPDLLFLPGDDPDMSSSELNDYRQTQVHHNHETVLLYDTKRLKLSTPDWYDMVPSMVVPGIQQGKLMYPLFEVLAPKPTQHTVKKFHCISWHWELTQTTSQELYQFASRYLWLAQYLGWTSKVEILIGGDFNLPIKKIQELLDEHNTLIQKGVEDIKPFFRKHGYMDEMTEYIQEPGCALRQLKLHKCKSVAGINGDTNYFVASKEMNLCKTEMMTASTLPGRCTTLTMNRPAVQNFCPLPTKTQMCIPARPPRHNGG, from the coding sequence atggGAAGAGATATAGACAGACTTACAATCGTTAGCATGAATGCTTCTGGAAGAAAAAGACGGCAATATCAGGACTATCGAAAGTCTTATTTAAAAGATGTAATCGGAGACAATGAACCCGACTTATTATTTCTGCCCGGAGACGATCCTGATATGTCGTCCTCAGAACTAAATGATTATCGCCAAACACAAGTCCATCATAACCACGAAACTGTACTTTTGTACGATACGAAGAGATTGAAATTGAGTACACCAGATTGGTACGATATGGTGCCATCTATGGTAGTTCCTGGCATACAACAAGGCAAGTTAATGTATCCTTTGTTCGAAGTCTTGGCTCCAAAACCCACTCAACATACGGTCAAGAAATTTCATTGCATCAGCTGGCATTGGGAGCTTACTCAAACAACATCACAGGAACTCTATCAGTTTGCGTCTCGGTATCTATGGCTTGCACAATATCTTGGATGGACTTCTAAAGTAGAGATCTTGATTGGAGGCGACTTTAATTTGCCAATTAAGAAGATACAAGAGCTTCTAGATGAACACAATACCCTCATTCAAAAGGGCGTCGAAGATATTAAACCATTTTTCAGGAAACATGGATATATGGATGAAATGACAGAATATATACAAGAACCAGGATGTGCACTCCGACAACTTAAACTCCACAAGTGTAAGTCGGTGGCAGGGATTAACGGGGACACCAACTACTTTGTCGCATCAAAAGAAATGAATCTATGTAAGACCGAAATGATGACAGCGTCAACACTTCCAGGAAGATGCACCACTCTGACGATGAACAGGCCAGCTGTACAGAATTTCTGTCCATTGCCAACGAAGACACAGATGTGTATTCCAGCAAGGCCACCAAGACACAACGgtggttaa